One window of Akkermansia biwaensis genomic DNA carries:
- the ligA gene encoding NAD-dependent DNA ligase LigA yields the protein MEEDLFSLAGRRQDGTEEEAVRRRAEFLRSELRRHNRLYYEQAEPEISDAEYDALFLELEKLERDHPELADPDSPTRRVGGAPLQGFNQIRHAVPMLSIDDIFEQRDALIPDEELVEFYNKLVRTLGTDAVPVSVEPKIDGVALSIMYRNGRMSYAATRGDGEVGDDVTANVRTIRTIPLTLPANAPAVLEVRGEVFMPNEAFAKLNEERDAEGLAAFANPRNATAGTLKQLDPRQVAARPLAFLAHGLGAYEGPELKDVKDFWDMLRHCGIPCNEPVHYTDTLETTRQAVRDIDRGRHSLPYGTDGAVIKIRSMATREALGATARAPRWAAAYKFPPEQKETTLLNIVVQVGRTGVLTPVAELRPVLLSGSTVARATLHNQDEIDRKDVRIGDTVLVEKAGEIIPAVLKVNLSRRPENSKPYSILEATGGLCPACGNPIMKEEGKVAWRCTNFTCPAQAVTGITHFCSRAALDVESIGSSVAEALRGSGLAASALDLFSLTLEQLANLNLGTAEEPRRYGEKNAQKALDALKNARELPLERWLIAFGIPQIGEVVAKALADTHPDLDHVAESPYIRDIIRLDELVESALKANPNTRENRKAVREGTLSAEEAQQRYKELTDEIDALTGPYLETGYLRKNTGKLSYGSEIGVAAAKSLNSFFTSAAGHHTLDVLHRLGINPQSQSYRANLLEIPAGILSGKTFVITGTLSQPRDHFERLIAEHGGKATGAISKSTSYLLAGSGGGSKREKALKLGVPVISEEEFGKLIGN from the coding sequence ATGGAGGAAGACCTTTTTTCCCTGGCAGGCCGCAGGCAGGACGGAACGGAAGAGGAAGCCGTGCGCCGGCGCGCGGAATTTCTGCGCTCGGAGCTGCGCCGCCATAACAGGCTGTATTATGAACAGGCGGAACCGGAAATCTCCGACGCGGAGTACGACGCCCTTTTCCTGGAACTGGAAAAACTGGAACGGGACCATCCCGAACTGGCGGACCCGGATTCCCCCACGCGGCGCGTAGGGGGCGCCCCCCTCCAGGGGTTCAATCAGATCAGGCACGCCGTTCCGATGCTCTCCATTGACGACATCTTCGAACAGCGGGACGCCCTGATTCCGGACGAGGAATTGGTGGAATTCTACAATAAGCTGGTCCGGACGCTGGGAACGGACGCCGTTCCCGTCTCCGTGGAACCCAAGATCGACGGCGTGGCCCTGTCCATCATGTACCGCAACGGGCGCATGAGTTATGCGGCCACGCGCGGGGACGGCGAGGTGGGGGACGACGTAACGGCCAACGTGCGCACCATCCGCACCATTCCCCTGACCCTTCCGGCAAACGCTCCCGCCGTGCTGGAAGTGCGCGGAGAAGTCTTCATGCCCAACGAAGCTTTCGCCAAGCTCAATGAAGAGCGGGACGCGGAAGGTCTGGCCGCCTTCGCCAATCCGCGCAACGCCACCGCAGGAACGCTCAAGCAGCTGGACCCCCGGCAGGTGGCGGCGCGTCCCCTGGCCTTCCTGGCCCACGGGCTGGGCGCTTACGAAGGACCGGAACTCAAGGATGTAAAAGACTTCTGGGACATGCTCCGCCATTGCGGCATTCCCTGCAATGAACCGGTACACTATACGGACACGCTGGAAACCACCCGCCAGGCCGTCCGCGACATCGACAGGGGGCGCCACTCCCTGCCCTACGGCACGGACGGCGCCGTCATCAAAATCCGTTCCATGGCCACGCGGGAAGCGCTGGGGGCCACGGCGCGCGCCCCCCGCTGGGCCGCCGCCTACAAATTCCCCCCGGAACAGAAGGAAACCACCCTGCTGAACATCGTCGTCCAGGTGGGGCGCACGGGCGTGCTCACCCCGGTGGCGGAACTCCGGCCCGTGCTGCTCTCCGGCTCCACGGTGGCGCGGGCCACCCTCCACAACCAGGATGAAATCGACCGCAAGGACGTCCGCATCGGTGACACCGTGCTGGTGGAAAAAGCGGGGGAAATCATCCCCGCCGTACTCAAGGTAAACCTCTCCAGGAGGCCGGAAAACTCAAAGCCGTACAGCATTCTGGAAGCTACGGGCGGCCTCTGTCCCGCCTGCGGCAACCCCATCATGAAAGAGGAAGGGAAAGTAGCATGGCGCTGCACCAACTTCACCTGCCCGGCCCAGGCCGTCACGGGCATCACCCACTTCTGCTCCCGCGCCGCGCTGGATGTGGAAAGCATCGGTTCATCCGTAGCGGAGGCCCTGCGGGGCTCCGGCCTGGCCGCCTCCGCGCTGGACCTTTTCTCCCTGACGCTGGAACAGCTTGCCAACCTCAATCTGGGAACGGCGGAAGAACCGCGCCGCTACGGGGAAAAAAATGCGCAGAAAGCCCTGGACGCCCTGAAAAACGCGCGGGAACTCCCTCTGGAACGCTGGCTCATCGCCTTCGGCATTCCCCAGATCGGGGAAGTGGTCGCCAAGGCGCTGGCGGATACCCACCCGGACCTGGACCATGTGGCGGAATCACCGTACATCCGGGACATCATCCGCCTGGATGAACTGGTGGAATCGGCGCTCAAGGCCAACCCCAACACCCGTGAAAACCGGAAAGCGGTCCGGGAAGGCACGCTCTCCGCAGAAGAAGCGCAACAGCGCTACAAGGAACTGACGGATGAAATAGATGCCCTGACCGGCCCCTATCTGGAAACGGGCTATCTCCGGAAAAACACGGGAAAACTCAGTTACGGCTCGGAAATAGGGGTGGCTGCCGCCAAATCCCTCAACAGCTTCTTCACCTCCGCCGCCGGCCATCATACGCTGGACGTTCTCCACAGGCTGGGAATCAATCCACAGTCCCAGTCATACAGGGCCAACCTTCTGGAAATCCCGGCAGGCATCCTGTCCGGCAAAACCTTTGTCATCACCGGCACGCTCAGCCAGCCGCGGGACCACTTTGAGCGGTTGATCGCCGAACACGGCGGAAAAGCCACAGGGGCCATTTCCAAATCCACCTCCTACCTGCTGGCCGGCAGCGGAGGCGGCTCCAAACGGGAGAAGGCGCTCAAACTCGGCGTTCCGGTCATTTCCGAGGAAGAATTCGGCAAGCTCATCGGCAACTGA